The nucleotide window cgCAACCGCAGATTCAGTGCAACAAAGGCGTCAATACCGCAGGCAGAATCGTGAGTCTTCCTCAGGTTAGAAGTGgattttgcttttgttttagTTGGAGTCTCTCCCAAACAAAGTCCACCTCaacactttctctttttttatgattttctttttttgtttttgcagtTGTAATTGTATACATACAGACGTGGAAGCCAAGGATGGAATGActtgctgttgttttttgtgttttccagGTTCCGGTTCTTCTTCCTCATCAGAGGAAGAGGCCGCCAAGAAACCCCCGGCGCCCGGTCCAGCGCCCCGCAACGGCGACGTCCGCAGGAGGCGCAGCCACTCGGCCTCCCCGCGGAGACGCCACCGGGACGCGTCACCAAGGTCAGCCGAGTGGCCCTGCAGTAGGGAGGACCCCCCCTATGCTGGTTGTTAAAgatccatcatcatcattcctTCCTCCAGTACTAATTTGAAATGtttcctactctctctcccaatcAGGAGAAGACGGTCTCCTTCTCCACGAGGACGCGGGCGGCGCTCCCCATCCCCACGCCGGCGCagatccccctctccccccagacGGAGGTACGGACCCTCGCTGACTCATCTCACGGTTTTAACCCAAGAAGCCCCTGATCAGCGGCCTCCTGATAACCCCCTCGTTGTATCTACCAGGTCCCCGTCCCCGCCGCCCCGGAGGcgctccccttcccccccccctcgcaggCGCTCCCCCTCCCCGCGCCGCTACTCCCCGCCCATCCAGCGCCGGTACAGCCCTTCCCCGGTGCCAGTGCAGAAGAGGAGGATGTCCGGCTCCCCCACCAAAggctccccccccgcctccaagCGCCGCGTCTCCAGGTCTCCCAAGCGCAGGAGCCCTCCGCCCGGCCAGAAGAGGCGCACGCCCCCGTCTTCCACGTCTCCCATGCAAAGGCACCGGCGGAGCCCCATGTTGCCTTCCAACCGGCCGGGCAGGGACGCGCGGtccccggccgccgccgccaagcGCCTCTCCCCGTCCCCGGCGCAGCGAGGCCGCGGCGGGGCCAGGGGCTCCGCAAGCCCCCCCAGGCGCTTCGATGCCACCAGCACCTCTCCATCCAATCAGAGGAGGCAGCCGTCCCCCTCCCATGGCAACAGAGCCATCCGCAGGGTGTCCAGGACCCCGGAGCCACGCAAGAACCAGAGGCAAGCACGCGTCTCCATGATTCATATGCTGGGATGGTATTCTACTACTTAGGTGGAACACTTAAGTCTTAATGTTTAAGATTAAGCCAGTCCAAGTGAGTAGGCGGGAGACTTTCAGAATTAAGAAAACGAAATGACTGTTCTGTCCAACGTAACTGGCTGTGCAACTGTCACGGTACTAGCTTAGCTTGGCTGTCATGAGTGCGAGAGGTTTCGGGAGTATCAATGCTACAATTCTTGTACACAAAGAGAGGTACGGTCTGGCCGGCAGattttatttgtagaatatatctGTCGTAGGATTATAtttttaatgaatgcacagcTCTGACGTCCTCTCCTCCATGTCCACGCTCCAGGTCCTCTGCGAGCCCCCAACCGATAAAGAGAATGTCCTCCAGGTCGAGGTCCGTCTCCCCGGCTCCGCCGGCGGCCCTGAAGCGTCCGGCGCCGGGCtctgcctctccttctccctctcgctctgccagcggctctcctcctccagccaagAAGGCCAGCAGCGGTTCTGCCAGCCCATCCCCCAGCAAGGCAAGCACCCTTATCCCTCCGACCGGGGGACATGCCCGCCTAATATCTTGTGTTGCCGTATAGCCTTAGTTTTGGATGTGGAAGACATTTCGGTGCACTGCAATCCTTGGATTACCGTGACGCCGTCTTGCTCTTCAGTATTGGGTATGTGGATAATCTGTAATTGCTGGTTGTCCCCGCTGTTCCTGCAGAATTCGGACGCAGAGGgcggaaagaagaagaaaaagaagaaggagaagaaacacAAGAAAGAGAAGAAGCATAAGAAACGCAAGAAGCACCGGAAGGAGAAGAGCGGCGGCCCGGCGACGGGAAACGGCCAGGAGAGCCTTGGGGCGAACGAGGACCAAGATTCAAAAAAGGTGAAGTCTGCTTTACTGATACGTGAGGATTGTTCTTAATTGGAGCATACCAGTGTAACGGGGCCTGCCTGTGACGGGAGGTAGCGTTTGTCCCAATGTTTTAGTTTGAATATGACATAATTAATGCTACCTTTCTTTAAGGAATCAGACAGCGAAGTAGAGGACAGCCTGGATGATCTAGAGAAGCACCTGCGGGAGAAGGCACTGCGCTCCATGAGGAAAGCACAGATTTCCCCATCGCAGATGTCCTGAGAGCCAGGGCGTGTGTTAATTCTGCTGTCTCTTTCCCCCttatcctcccccccctctctttttgAAGTTTGTCCCTGACCTGGTTCAGCTTTAGAATGTACAAATTATTTGTTCTTTagtcatattttttttattattattacgggTTTGGTTTGTCTGCAAGGTTGGGGTTATTAATAGGTTGATTTGAACCAGGATATCTCATTTCAGTTTAACCCATTGTGTATTATGAAGGTATATTATCTAAACCGTGACATACCTGTTCCTACTTATGGGTTTAAGGACTGAAACGGTCTAAAGAACATGGCCTGCATTAGGGAACATGTCAAAtctaccacaaacacacacacacacaca belongs to Gadus chalcogrammus isolate NIFS_2021 chromosome 5, NIFS_Gcha_1.0, whole genome shotgun sequence and includes:
- the srrm1 gene encoding serine/arginine repetitive matrix protein 1 isoform X1 yields the protein MDAGFFRGTSAEQDNRFSNKHKKLLKQLKFAECLDKKVDMTKVNLEVIKPWITQRVTEILGFEDDVVIEFIFNQLDEKHPDSKMMQINLTGFLNGKNAREFMRDLWPLLLSAQENIAGIPSAFLEQKKEEIKQRQIEQEKLASLKKLDDDKKEKENKERERAQSKSPRRRKSRSPSPRRRSPVKRDRKPSPPRSPRHKPGPVTGGTPPPALMPLLPKPEELQPEPEVPASAVPEPVVPQLASISEEVVEVEVAKVDPVPELKQPSPEKVAKKEERPKSRERDKDGRRDRPRHRSRSRSRRRRSFSRSYSPRRRPSPRRRMSPRRRSPPRRGPQSSRHRHRRSPVRRRRSRSASTSGSSSSKSHSPKKAVKRTSATPPRKQPRLLDPAGSPPGKDRRSASPRARKGRGSPSPSRAAGVKRKPVVGRAESPADNPKPRRSEDSESDEDKNEKDATADSVQQRRQYRRQNRESSSGSGSSSSSEEEAAKKPPAPGPAPRNGDVRRRRSHSASPRRRHRDASPRRRRSPSPRGRGRRSPSPRRRRSPSPPRRRYGPSLTHLTVLTQEAPDQRPPDNPLVVSTRSPSPPPRRRSPSPPPRRRSPSPRRYSPPIQRRYSPSPVPVQKRRMSGSPTKGSPPASKRRVSRSPKRRSPPPGQKRRTPPSSTSPMQRHRRSPMLPSNRPGRDARSPAAAAKRLSPSPAQRGRGGARGSASPPRRFDATSTSPSNQRRQPSPSHGNRAIRRVSRTPEPRKNQRSSASPQPIKRMSSRSRSVSPAPPAALKRPAPGSASPSPSRSASGSPPPAKKASSGSASPSPSKNSDAEGGKKKKKKKEKKHKKEKKHKKRKKHRKEKSGGPATGNGQESLGANEDQDSKKESDSEVEDSLDDLEKHLREKALRSMRKAQISPSQMS